Proteins encoded in a region of the Mesoflavibacter profundi genome:
- the gcvT gene encoding glycine cleavage system aminomethyltransferase GcvT translates to MKNTVLTETHIALGAKMVPFAGYNMPVQYEGVNIEHEAVRTDCGVFDVSHMGEFLIEGPNALDLIQSVTSNDATKLTIGKAQYSCLPNDEGGIVDDLIVYRIKEETYLLVVNASNIEKDWNWISSKNTFGATMRDLSEDYSLLAIQGPNAVEKMQALSSHNLADINFYNFVVGDFAGIDHVIISATGYTGSGGFEIYCKNNEVKQIWDKVIEAGAKPIGLAARDTLRLEMGYCLYGNDIDDTTSPFEAGLGWITKFTKQFTNSENLAEQKKKVLKRKLIAFELDEKGIPRSGYDIVDGQGKQIGKVTSGTMSPSLKKGIGLGYVAPVFSDFGSKINIQIRKNAVPATVVKLPFYKAK, encoded by the coding sequence ATGAAAAACACAGTTTTAACCGAAACTCACATCGCACTTGGTGCAAAAATGGTACCTTTTGCAGGCTATAATATGCCTGTTCAATACGAAGGTGTAAATATAGAACACGAAGCCGTTAGAACAGATTGTGGCGTATTTGATGTAAGTCATATGGGTGAATTTTTAATTGAAGGACCAAATGCTTTAGACCTTATACAAAGCGTAACTAGTAACGATGCAACCAAATTAACTATTGGTAAGGCACAATATTCATGTTTACCAAATGATGAAGGCGGAATTGTAGACGACTTAATTGTTTACCGCATTAAAGAAGAAACTTATTTACTTGTTGTAAATGCTAGCAATATAGAAAAAGATTGGAATTGGATAAGCTCTAAAAACACGTTTGGAGCTACAATGCGAGATTTATCAGAAGATTATTCTTTACTAGCGATTCAAGGTCCAAATGCTGTCGAAAAAATGCAAGCCTTATCAAGTCATAATTTGGCAGATATTAATTTTTACAACTTTGTAGTTGGCGATTTTGCTGGTATAGATCATGTAATTATTTCTGCAACAGGTTATACAGGAAGTGGCGGATTTGAGATTTACTGCAAAAACAACGAGGTAAAACAAATTTGGGATAAAGTGATAGAAGCTGGCGCAAAACCAATTGGTCTTGCTGCTCGTGACACATTACGTTTAGAAATGGGTTATTGCCTTTACGGTAATGATATTGATGACACAACATCACCTTTTGAAGCTGGTTTAGGTTGGATTACAAAATTTACAAAGCAATTTACTAACTCAGAAAACCTAGCCGAACAAAAGAAAAAAGTACTAAAACGTAAACTTATTGCGTTTGAATTAGACGAAAAAGGTATACCAAGAAGCGGATATGATATTGTAGATGGACAAGGTAAACAAATTGGTAAAGTTACTTCTGGTACAATGTCTCCGTCATTAAAAAAAGGAATTGGTTTAGGTTATGTAGCTCCTGTTTTTAGTGATTTTGGAAGTAAAATTAACATACAAATTCGTAAAAACGCAGTTCCTGCAACGGTAGTAAAACTACCTTTTTATAAGGCTAAATAA
- a CDS encoding nuclear transport factor 2 family protein codes for MKIKLLSLILLITLGCKDNSQQSLNNTKDLELLKDKQHIKELVDTFSILADKKDVKSQMQLFTDDAVVESYRNGSKSSTLKGKTEIGNAFTAFLSLFETVYHINGQQTVTINNNTAKGTSYCLVVLINKNEAGKNVKTTFGVTYQDTYVKTNNTWLIKDRKSYFNWEEVRTLE; via the coding sequence ATGAAAATTAAACTTCTCTCTCTAATTTTACTAATAACGTTAGGTTGTAAAGACAATTCGCAACAATCCTTAAATAACACAAAGGATTTAGAATTATTAAAAGACAAACAACACATTAAAGAATTAGTAGACACTTTTTCAATTCTTGCAGATAAAAAAGACGTTAAATCCCAAATGCAACTATTTACAGATGATGCTGTTGTAGAATCTTACAGAAACGGATCTAAAAGCTCTACTTTAAAAGGTAAAACTGAAATTGGAAATGCATTTACAGCTTTTTTATCGCTATTTGAGACAGTCTATCATATAAACGGACAACAAACTGTAACGATTAATAACAATACAGCAAAAGGCACATCGTATTGTCTTGTTGTTTTAATTAATAAAAATGAAGCTGGTAAAAACGTAAAAACTACATTTGGTGTGACTTACCAAGATACTTATGTAAAAACTAACAATACGTGGTTAATAAAAGACCGTAAAAGTTATTTTAATTGGGAAGAAGTTAGAACATTAGAGTAA
- a CDS encoding SDR family oxidoreductase, producing MENILVAGANGTTGKKIVNLLKESKYFNPIAMVRKEEQIPYFKAKNVDTVLTDLTENVDNAFSKPVDKVIFAAGSKGKNLIKVDQEGAKKLVDASINNKVKKFVMLSSIGAENPDTANQLKDYLQAKHNADEYLKSTDLNYSIVRPGTLTNEPAENKIELKQHLENHGEISRNDVAQTLVRVLNDDTANRSTFEIIKGETLIGEALDKLSN from the coding sequence ATGGAAAATATATTAGTAGCAGGTGCAAATGGTACCACAGGAAAAAAAATAGTAAACCTTTTAAAAGAATCTAAATATTTTAACCCAATTGCAATGGTTAGAAAAGAGGAGCAAATTCCTTATTTTAAAGCTAAAAATGTAGACACTGTTCTTACAGATTTAACCGAAAATGTAGATAATGCGTTTTCTAAACCTGTAGATAAAGTCATATTCGCAGCGGGATCTAAAGGAAAAAATTTGATAAAAGTAGATCAAGAAGGCGCAAAAAAGCTGGTTGATGCTTCTATAAATAATAAGGTAAAGAAGTTTGTAATGCTTAGTTCTATTGGCGCAGAAAATCCAGATACTGCTAATCAATTAAAAGATTATTTACAAGCTAAGCATAATGCAGACGAATATTTAAAATCTACAGATTTAAATTATTCTATTGTAAGACCAGGAACATTAACTAACGAGCCTGCAGAAAATAAGATAGAATTAAAGCAACATCTTGAAAACCATGGTGAAATTAGCCGTAACGATGTTGCGCAAACCTTGGTTAGAGTATTAAACGATGATACAGCAAATAGATCAACTTTTGAAATTATTAAAGGTGAAACTTTAATTGGTGAAGCATTAGATAAGCTGTCTAATTAA
- a CDS encoding serine hydrolase domain-containing protein yields MKNKPKLILRIVLLFSTVISLYFVPWPIVTAWIKPLPNTIQEQVNQASDYGFDGIIVYVDQAGKSPQFYTSGYHNTENKIPAKPDALFKIASNDKLYTSVCIAKLVYDKKIDLNKTLADYFPELVGRIEYANTITIKMMVQHRSGIPNYTNFNNYWANPKYSNEENLNIVLDLPASFKPNTDYEYSNTNYLLLTELIKKVTGKPKFEYIKQHILIPLQLTNTYNSINDVNINRVMSGYYVGYDKDLKTEDVGMLATAEDLGKFLRALNNGSVFKNKEEQNIYSSIYKYEHTGLVPGYQSIAKYHKDIDAVVIQFTNTVNFEGYNWNLSEVMYSRIIKLLKT; encoded by the coding sequence ATGAAAAATAAACCAAAATTAATCCTAAGAATTGTTCTGCTTTTTAGCACTGTAATTTCACTCTATTTTGTACCTTGGCCAATTGTAACTGCTTGGATAAAACCTTTACCAAATACTATACAAGAACAAGTAAATCAAGCTTCAGATTACGGTTTTGATGGTATAATTGTTTATGTAGATCAAGCTGGAAAATCACCTCAATTTTACACTTCTGGTTATCATAATACAGAAAATAAAATTCCTGCAAAACCTGATGCTTTATTTAAAATTGCTAGTAATGATAAATTATACACGTCGGTTTGTATTGCTAAATTAGTTTATGACAAAAAAATTGATTTAAATAAAACGTTAGCCGATTATTTTCCTGAGTTAGTTGGTAGAATTGAATATGCTAATACCATAACTATAAAAATGATGGTACAGCATAGAAGCGGAATACCTAACTACACAAATTTTAATAATTATTGGGCCAATCCGAAGTACTCGAATGAAGAAAATTTAAATATCGTCTTAGATTTACCAGCTAGTTTTAAACCAAACACAGATTACGAATACAGTAATACCAATTATCTATTATTAACAGAACTTATTAAAAAAGTTACCGGAAAACCTAAATTTGAGTATATCAAACAGCATATTTTAATACCACTACAGTTAACAAACACTTATAATTCGATAAACGATGTAAATATTAATCGTGTTATGAGTGGTTATTATGTTGGTTATGATAAAGATTTAAAAACCGAAGATGTTGGTATGCTTGCGACTGCAGAAGATTTAGGCAAATTTTTAAGAGCTTTAAATAACGGAAGTGTTTTCAAAAATAAAGAGGAACAAAATATTTATTCCTCTATATATAAATATGAACATACTGGATTAGTTCCTGGCTATCAAAGCATCGCAAAATATCATAAAGATATTGATGCTGTAGTAATACAGTTTACTAATACTGTTAACTTTGAAGGTTATAATTGGAACCTATCGGAAGTGATGTACAGTCGTATAATTAAACTCTTAAAAACATAA
- the thrC gene encoding threonine synthase, whose protein sequence is MKYYSLNKKAPITTFENAVVKGLAPDKGLYFPEKITPLPQSFFDNIDNLSHAEIAFEAIKQFVSPEIPEAEIKRIVEDTLSFDFPIEKLTEQISTLELFHGPTMAFKDVGARFMARCLGYFNKENTNEVTVLVATSGDTGGAVANGFLGVKGVNVVILYPSGKVSDIQEKQLTTLGKNIRALEVDGVFDDCQDMVKRAFLDEELTSKMQLTSANSINVARWLPQMFYFFFAYKQLHNSHKDIVFSVPSGNFGNICAGMMAQQLGLPIKHFIASNNANNVVTEFLKTKNYQPKPSVQTISNAMDVGNPSNFIRIQEIYNQDFNELKNNITSYSYTDEDTCEALKEMYNDYNYVADPHGAVGYLGCKDYLKTNSNAHCVFLETAHPTKFLDVVEDVIKENIELPPQILSVMDKKKKATKISSYEELKRFLLK, encoded by the coding sequence ATGAAATACTACTCTTTAAATAAAAAAGCACCAATTACTACATTCGAAAATGCAGTAGTAAAAGGATTAGCGCCAGACAAAGGACTTTATTTTCCTGAAAAAATAACGCCTTTACCACAATCCTTTTTTGATAATATTGACAATCTTTCACACGCTGAAATTGCTTTTGAAGCCATCAAACAGTTTGTAAGTCCTGAAATTCCTGAAGCCGAAATTAAACGAATTGTGGAAGACACATTGTCTTTCGATTTTCCTATTGAAAAACTTACAGAGCAAATTTCAACTTTAGAATTATTTCATGGTCCAACGATGGCGTTTAAAGATGTTGGCGCTCGTTTTATGGCGCGTTGCTTAGGTTATTTTAATAAAGAAAACACTAATGAAGTTACAGTTTTAGTAGCTACTTCTGGCGATACCGGTGGCGCTGTTGCTAACGGATTTTTAGGTGTAAAAGGTGTAAATGTAGTGATCCTCTATCCTAGCGGAAAAGTAAGTGATATTCAAGAAAAACAATTAACTACACTTGGTAAAAATATTAGAGCTTTAGAAGTAGATGGTGTTTTTGACGATTGTCAAGACATGGTAAAACGTGCTTTTTTAGATGAAGAATTAACGTCTAAAATGCAATTAACATCTGCAAATTCGATAAATGTGGCGCGTTGGTTACCGCAAATGTTTTATTTCTTTTTTGCTTATAAACAGTTACACAACTCACATAAAGACATTGTGTTTTCTGTTCCAAGCGGAAATTTTGGTAACATTTGTGCAGGTATGATGGCGCAACAATTAGGCTTACCAATCAAACATTTTATAGCTTCTAACAATGCTAATAATGTGGTTACAGAATTTTTAAAAACCAAAAATTATCAACCTAAACCGTCTGTACAAACCATTAGTAATGCGATGGATGTTGGTAATCCAAGCAATTTTATTCGTATACAAGAAATTTATAATCAAGATTTTAACGAATTAAAAAACAACATAACGTCTTACAGCTATACAGATGAAGACACTTGCGAAGCGTTAAAAGAAATGTATAACGATTACAACTACGTTGCAGATCCACATGGCGCTGTTGGTTATTTAGGCTGTAAAGACTATTTAAAAACTAATTCAAACGCGCATTGTGTCTTTTTAGAAACAGCGCATCCAACCAAGTTTTTAGATGTTGTGGAAGATGTTATTAAAGAAAATATAGAATTACCACCACAAATTTTAAGCGTCATGGATAAAAAGAAAAAGGCGACTAAAATTAGTTCTTATGAAGAATTGAAACGTTTCTTATTGAAATAA
- a CDS encoding GIY-YIG nuclease family protein: MKGNYYNYYVYLLSSKKNGTLYIGVTNDLERRMFEHKNKLVSGFTAKYNVNKLMYFEDFQYVNDALKREKQLKNWNRQWKIDLIEKENKEWKDLSIDWKY; the protein is encoded by the coding sequence TTGAAAGGAAACTACTATAATTATTATGTTTATTTACTTTCAAGTAAGAAAAATGGAACATTGTATATTGGTGTTACTAATGATTTAGAAAGAAGAATGTTTGAACATAAAAATAAATTAGTTTCTGGATTTACTGCAAAATACAACGTAAACAAATTAATGTATTTTGAAGATTTTCAGTATGTAAATGATGCATTAAAAAGAGAAAAACAATTGAAAAACTGGAATAGACAATGGAAAATAGATTTAATCGAAAAAGAAAATAAAGAATGGAAGGATTTATCTATAGATTGGAAATATTAG
- a CDS encoding homoserine kinase: protein MEQISIFSPATVANVSCGFDVLGFCLDHIGDKMIIKKTKEKGLKITKIEGANLPFDIEKNVAGVAALAIYQDAKPDYGFEIEIYKNIKPGSGIGSSSASASGVVFAINQLLGNPYNVTQLTEFAMKGEAVASGCEHADNIAPALFGGFTLVKSTQPLEVLSLPTPADLFATIIHPQIEVKTAEARAILPKKVELQHAISQWANVGSLVHALHTNDYNLLSHSLKDNIVEPFRSKLIPYFDDVKNAAINAGGLGTGISGSGPSIFTLSKGEKTAKDVEKAIQNVYSKTDIEFNTYVCKINTEGIKIL, encoded by the coding sequence ATGGAACAAATTTCTATTTTTTCTCCAGCAACTGTTGCAAATGTGTCTTGTGGTTTTGATGTCCTTGGATTTTGTTTAGATCATATTGGTGACAAAATGATTATAAAAAAGACTAAAGAAAAAGGATTGAAAATCACAAAAATTGAAGGTGCAAATCTTCCTTTTGATATCGAAAAAAATGTGGCTGGCGTTGCTGCTTTAGCAATATATCAAGATGCAAAACCAGATTATGGTTTTGAGATTGAAATTTATAAAAATATAAAACCCGGAAGTGGTATTGGTAGTAGTTCTGCTAGTGCATCTGGAGTTGTTTTTGCTATCAACCAATTATTAGGCAATCCTTACAATGTTACTCAATTAACCGAATTTGCAATGAAAGGTGAAGCTGTTGCAAGTGGTTGTGAGCATGCAGATAACATTGCTCCTGCACTTTTTGGTGGCTTTACTTTGGTAAAAAGTACGCAACCATTGGAAGTACTGTCATTACCAACACCAGCAGATTTATTTGCAACAATAATTCATCCTCAAATCGAAGTGAAAACTGCTGAAGCTAGAGCCATTTTACCTAAAAAAGTAGAATTACAACATGCCATATCGCAATGGGCAAATGTTGGTAGTTTGGTACATGCATTACACACTAACGATTATAATTTATTAAGCCATTCTTTAAAAGATAACATTGTAGAACCTTTTAGAAGTAAGCTTATTCCCTATTTTGATGACGTAAAAAATGCTGCAATAAACGCTGGTGGATTAGGAACTGGTATTTCTGGTTCTGGTCCTTCTATTTTCACTTTAAGTAAAGGCGAAAAAACAGCAAAAGACGTTGAAAAAGCTATACAAAACGTGTACAGTAAAACAGATATAGAATTTAATACTTACGTATGTAAAATTAATACTGAAGGCATAAAAATTTTATAG
- the thrA gene encoding bifunctional aspartate kinase/homoserine dehydrogenase I — protein sequence MKVLKFGGTSVGSSQNIQKVIAILDEKSIDDNVICVVSAIGGITDKLLNAGQLAKNKDKGYETAFNTIKTIHFDTLSALLPQPSKAIITTLENSLQQLKELLNGIFLINELSPKTSDKLVSFGECLSSTIIAETMKNKGYNVALKNSQELITTDDNFTRAQVNFEVTNKAIKSYFVNADQTITILPGFVSKSSSGEQTTLGRGGSDFTASIIAAALQVSQLEIWTDVSGMYTTNPKLVKQAFPIDNLSYQEAMELSHFGAKVLYPPTVQPVLDLDIPIHIKNTFDPEAKGTIITKQEQQSKHTVKGISNINNIALLTLEGSGMIGIPGFSKRLFEVLATEKINVIFITQASSEHSICFGIDNADAERAKKAIDTTFDYEISLHKINPIAVEKDLSIIALVGDNMKSHQGISGKMFSTLGKNNINIRAIAQGASEKNISAVVSEKDVKKALNALHERFFESNTKQLNVFITGVGNVGEKLIEQIKQQHSFLKKNLKLDVRIVGLSNSRKMVFKPNGIDLKNWAATFHHAEKSSIEGFYNKVVQLNLRNSIFVDVTANEDVANIYEKYLRHSVAVVACSKIACSSTFSNYKKLQDLALKYNAPFLYETNVGAGLPIINTLNNLVASGDKVISIQAVLSGSLNFVFNNFSDKKNFHDTVKQAQFEGYTEPDPRIDLSGIDVARKILILARENGIKMEIEDIENKSFLTKQNLESNSVDDFYDTLIADEAHFQKLYASAKANNCQLKYVAEYKNGKAKVGLQEIPEGHPFYNLEGKDNIVMFHTQRYPEQPLIVKGAGAGADVTASGLFADIIKIGNI from the coding sequence ATGAAAGTTTTAAAATTTGGAGGAACTTCTGTTGGTTCTAGTCAAAACATACAAAAAGTAATTGCCATATTAGACGAAAAATCTATAGACGATAATGTAATTTGTGTCGTATCTGCAATTGGCGGTATTACAGATAAATTGCTTAATGCTGGACAATTAGCAAAAAATAAGGATAAAGGTTACGAGACTGCATTTAATACCATCAAAACCATTCATTTTGATACTTTAAGTGCTCTATTACCACAACCTTCAAAAGCGATTATTACCACTTTAGAAAATAGTCTTCAGCAATTAAAAGAATTATTAAACGGAATTTTTTTAATTAACGAATTATCGCCTAAAACTTCAGATAAATTAGTAAGTTTTGGAGAATGCTTATCCTCTACTATCATAGCCGAAACTATGAAAAATAAAGGCTACAATGTAGCTTTAAAAAATAGTCAAGAACTAATTACAACAGATGATAATTTTACAAGAGCACAAGTAAATTTTGAAGTCACCAATAAAGCCATAAAAAGCTATTTTGTAAACGCAGATCAAACCATAACTATTCTACCTGGTTTTGTATCTAAATCTAGTTCTGGAGAACAAACTACGCTTGGTCGTGGCGGATCAGATTTTACTGCTTCAATTATTGCAGCAGCCTTACAAGTAAGCCAATTAGAAATTTGGACAGATGTAAGTGGTATGTATACAACCAATCCAAAATTAGTAAAACAAGCCTTTCCTATTGATAATTTATCGTATCAAGAAGCTATGGAATTATCGCATTTTGGCGCCAAAGTATTATATCCGCCAACAGTGCAACCTGTTTTAGATTTAGACATACCAATTCACATAAAAAACACTTTTGATCCCGAAGCAAAAGGCACAATTATCACTAAACAAGAACAGCAATCTAAACATACGGTTAAAGGAATTAGTAATATTAACAATATTGCGTTATTAACTTTAGAAGGTAGCGGTATGATTGGTATTCCTGGTTTTTCCAAGCGTTTATTTGAAGTTTTAGCTACCGAAAAAATAAATGTAATTTTTATCACACAAGCCTCTTCAGAGCATTCTATTTGCTTCGGAATTGACAACGCAGATGCCGAGCGCGCTAAAAAAGCTATTGATACAACTTTTGATTATGAAATTTCACTACATAAAATTAATCCAATCGCTGTAGAAAAAGACTTATCGATTATTGCTTTAGTTGGCGATAACATGAAAAGTCATCAAGGCATTAGCGGAAAAATGTTTAGTACACTAGGTAAAAACAATATAAATATTCGCGCTATTGCACAAGGTGCTTCAGAAAAAAATATTTCTGCAGTTGTATCAGAAAAGGATGTGAAAAAAGCATTAAACGCTTTACACGAACGCTTTTTTGAAAGCAACACCAAACAACTTAATGTGTTTATAACTGGTGTTGGAAATGTTGGTGAAAAACTAATCGAACAGATTAAACAGCAACACAGTTTTTTAAAGAAAAACCTAAAATTAGATGTTAGAATTGTAGGATTATCTAATTCTAGAAAAATGGTGTTTAAACCAAATGGTATTGATTTAAAAAATTGGGCTGCAACTTTTCATCATGCAGAAAAATCAAGCATAGAAGGATTTTACAACAAAGTAGTACAGCTTAATTTAAGAAACAGCATTTTTGTAGACGTTACTGCAAATGAAGACGTGGCTAACATCTACGAAAAATACCTAAGACATAGCGTTGCAGTTGTTGCTTGTAGCAAAATTGCTTGTTCTAGCACATTTTCAAATTATAAAAAGCTACAAGATTTAGCTTTAAAATATAACGCGCCTTTTTTATACGAAACTAACGTTGGTGCAGGATTACCAATAATTAACACACTTAATAACTTAGTAGCGTCTGGAGACAAAGTGATTAGTATTCAAGCTGTTTTGTCTGGTAGCTTAAACTTTGTGTTTAACAATTTTAGCGATAAGAAAAATTTTCATGACACCGTAAAACAAGCGCAATTTGAAGGTTATACTGAACCTGATCCGCGTATTGATTTAAGCGGAATTGATGTCGCTAGAAAAATATTAATCTTAGCTAGAGAAAATGGTATAAAAATGGAAATTGAGGATATCGAAAATAAATCCTTTTTAACCAAACAAAACTTAGAGAGTAATTCGGTAGACGATTTTTATGACACTTTAATTGCAGACGAAGCTCATTTTCAAAAGTTATATGCGTCTGCTAAAGCGAATAATTGCCAACTAAAATATGTAGCCGAATACAAAAACGGAAAAGCAAAAGTTGGCTTACAAGAAATTCCTGAAGGACATCCATTTTATAATCTAGAAGGAAAAGATAATATAGTGATGTTTCACACACAACGCTATCCAGAACAACCTTTAATTGTAAAAGGTGCTGGCGCTGGCGCAGATGTAACAGCTTCTGGATTATTTGCTGATATTATTAAAATAGGAAACATATAA
- a CDS encoding NAD(P)H-hydrate dehydratase codes for MKIFSKEQIYQGDALTAKKQNITSTELMERAGTQIFNWIHMRMQGAQVPIHVFCGIGNNGGDGLVVARHLITHGYNVKTYIVNYSTTRSKDFLNNYDRIKNTTKDWPILLNEDSELPAIDARDIIVDAVFGIGLNRPVASWVVNLFNHFRVTKAFVLSIDIPSGLMTDAVPTNEEAVVNAGYTLSFQSPKLVFFLPQTAKFTVQWEVLDIGIDPEFLYTTPTEVDLIGKNEVLPIYKPREKFSHKGTFGHGLIIGGSYGKIGAVNLAGRGALGVGAGKVTAFTPKCGYIPLQSAFPELMLITDKDEEKLTKIEFDVDVNAIAFGVGAGTDQKTVSAFEAFLKSNTKPLVIDADGLNILAEHNNLLEFLPKRQTVLTPHPKELERLIGTWKDDFDKLDKAKAFSKKHQCIIVIKGANTITVAEDKLYVNVTGNPGLATAGTGDVLTGMILGLLTQGYDLLSATIFAVYLHGKAADLLVEELGYQSFIATHVVEGIPLAYLDLFKQPEQPQVEEEEEN; via the coding sequence ATGAAAATATTTTCTAAAGAACAGATCTATCAAGGTGATGCCTTAACCGCAAAAAAGCAAAATATTACGTCTACCGAATTAATGGAACGTGCAGGAACACAAATATTTAATTGGATACATATGCGAATGCAAGGCGCACAAGTACCAATTCATGTGTTTTGTGGTATTGGTAATAATGGTGGCGATGGGTTAGTGGTAGCACGTCATTTAATCACACATGGTTACAATGTTAAAACCTATATAGTTAATTATAGTACAACACGATCTAAAGATTTTTTAAATAATTACGATCGCATAAAAAATACAACAAAAGATTGGCCAATTTTACTAAATGAAGACAGTGAATTACCTGCAATAGATGCTAGAGATATTATTGTAGACGCCGTTTTTGGAATAGGATTAAACAGACCAGTTGCTAGTTGGGTTGTTAATTTATTTAATCATTTTAGAGTCACAAAAGCATTTGTTCTATCAATAGATATTCCATCGGGTTTAATGACAGATGCTGTTCCAACTAATGAAGAAGCAGTTGTCAATGCAGGATATACCTTAAGTTTTCAATCACCAAAACTTGTATTTTTCTTACCACAAACAGCAAAATTTACGGTGCAATGGGAAGTTTTAGACATTGGTATAGATCCAGAATTTTTATATACAACACCAACCGAAGTAGATTTAATTGGTAAAAATGAAGTTTTGCCAATCTACAAACCGCGAGAAAAATTTAGCCATAAAGGTACATTTGGTCACGGATTAATTATTGGCGGAAGTTATGGTAAAATAGGAGCTGTAAATTTAGCTGGTCGTGGTGCTTTAGGTGTTGGCGCAGGAAAAGTAACCGCTTTTACACCAAAATGTGGATATATTCCTTTGCAATCTGCGTTTCCGGAATTGATGTTGATTACCGATAAAGACGAAGAAAAATTAACTAAAATAGAATTTGATGTAGATGTAAATGCTATAGCATTTGGTGTTGGAGCAGGAACAGATCAAAAAACAGTAAGCGCTTTTGAAGCGTTTTTAAAATCTAATACAAAACCTTTAGTTATAGATGCAGATGGATTAAATATTCTAGCAGAGCATAATAACTTATTAGAGTTTTTGCCTAAACGCCAAACCGTTTTAACGCCACATCCAAAAGAGTTAGAACGATTAATTGGAACTTGGAAAGACGATTTTGACAAGTTAGACAAAGCCAAAGCTTTTAGTAAAAAACACCAATGTATTATTGTAATTAAAGGTGCAAATACAATTACTGTTGCAGAGGATAAACTTTATGTAAACGTAACAGGAAATCCAGGTTTAGCTACAGCAGGAACTGGAGATGTATTAACAGGAATGATTTTAGGATTACTAACTCAAGGTTATGATTTGTTATCTGCTACTATTTTTGCAGTGTATTTACATGGTAAAGCAGCAGATTTGTTAGTTGAAGAATTAGGCTACCAAAGTTTTATTGCAACTCATGTAGTAGAAGGAATACCATTAGCGTATTTAGATTTATTCAAGCAACCAGAACAACCTCAAGTAGAGGAAGAAGAAGAAAATTAA
- a CDS encoding biliverdin-producing heme oxygenase, with protein MDILTQLKEQTKQKHLEVEANSGISKIFDHSITVKEYQDILQNNYNAYYTTESAISSYFPIESIATWIFNDLEKPTSSNLEFRLDNNHQALGAQYVIEGSLLGSAYIAKEISNCHNLNSLKPQSFYTRPDKARINRWSTFKKQMQDQSFTKQQTEDIIAGANKTFDLFNTVFTNKVVD; from the coding sequence ATGGATATTTTAACACAATTAAAAGAACAAACCAAGCAAAAACATCTTGAAGTAGAAGCTAATAGCGGAATTAGCAAGATTTTTGATCATTCCATTACAGTTAAAGAATATCAAGACATACTTCAAAATAACTATAATGCATACTATACTACAGAAAGTGCAATTTCATCTTACTTTCCAATAGAATCTATTGCAACTTGGATTTTTAATGATTTAGAAAAGCCAACTTCATCTAATTTAGAGTTTCGATTAGATAACAATCATCAAGCTTTAGGAGCGCAATACGTTATTGAAGGTTCTTTATTAGGAAGCGCTTATATCGCCAAAGAAATAAGTAATTGCCATAATCTAAATTCTTTAAAACCTCAATCGTTTTACACAAGACCTGATAAAGCAAGAATTAATCGTTGGTCTACTTTTAAAAAGCAAATGCAAGACCAATCGTTTACAAAACAACAAACCGAAGATATTATTGCTGGCGCTAATAAAACCTTCGATTTATTTAATACTGTATTTACAAATAAAGTAGTTGATTAA